In the Agromyces flavus genome, GCCCGTGACGATGCCGAGCTTGGCCGACAGGTACTGGATGAGCCACGCCATCACGTTGCCGAGCACGACCACCCACACGAGCAGGTAGCCGTACTGCGCGCCCGCCGTCATGTTGCTCGCGACGTTGCCCGGGTCGAGGTAGGCGACGCCCGCGACGAGCGCGGGCCCGATGAGCCAGGCGAGCCGGCCGACCGAGGCGGGCGGTGTCACCCGCTCGGTGCGATCGATCGGCGGCGTGGTCGCGACATCCGTGTCGGCTTTCGGCATACCGAAATCGTAGCGGGTTTTCGGCGCACCGAAAGGATGTTGCGAGTGTGCCTCGCGAGCGCCGCGCGGCGGCTAGCGTGGGGGCGTGGGAGACGATCGACCGGATGGCGCCGCCGCGCCCGGGGCCCCTGACCCGGCCCCGCACGCCGAACCCGAACTGCCGCAGCACGGCGTCGGCCCGTGGCCCGGCGGCCGCGCGGCCTGGCCCGACGATCCGCGCTACGACCCCGAGCTGCTCGCGCACGGCGACCGTCGCAACGTCGTCGACCGGTATCGGTACTGGGGCCTCGAGGCGATCGTCGCCGACCTCGACGAGCGGCGCCATCCGTTCCACGTCGCCATCGAGAACTGGCAGCACGACCTGAACATCGGCTCGATCGTGCGCACGGCGAACGCCTTCGCCGCCGAGACCGTGCACATCATCGGGCGCCGTCGCTGGAACCGCCGAGGCGCGATGGTGACCGATCGCTACCAGCACCTGGTGCATCATCCGGACGTCTCCGACTTCGTCGCCTGGGCGCACGCCGAGGGCCTCCCGATCATCGCGGTCGACAACGTCGAGGGCGCCCGGCCCGTCGACCTCGCCGACCTTCCGGAGCGCTGCGTGCTGCTCTTCGGCCAAGAGGGGCCCGGACTCAGCGACGAGGCCCTGGCCGCTGCCGACTCGATCGTCGAGATCACGCAGTACGGTTCGACGCGCTCGATGAACGCGAGCGCAGCGGCGGCGATCGTGATGCACGAGTGGGCGCGCCGTCACGCGCGGGCCTGATCGTGTTGTCCACGCGGCCAAGAGCGGTACGATGAGCGAATGGCCACCCGATTGGATCCCGCCGAGCGACGCGAGCAGATCCTCGACGCGACGCTCCGGCTCGTCGCGCGCGACGGCTTCGCCGGCGTCACGCTCCGCGACGTGGCCGCCGAGGTCGGTGTCGTGCACGGACTGATCCGGCACTACTTCGCGACGCGCGAGCAGCTCGTCGCGGCGGCCTTCGACGCGGCCGTGCTCGCCGAGTCCGTCCAGGACGACGAGCTCGCCGAGCGGCTCGAACCCGTCGCCGCGCTCGCCGACTGGCTGAGCACGACGCCGCGCGAGCACTACCTCGTCTGGATCGACGCGTGGAGCGAAGCCCCGCGCAACGCCGAGCTGCATGCGGCGCTCACGCGTCACCACCGCGACTCCGATCTCCGGCTGGCCAGGATCATCGAGCGCAACGTGGCCGCCGGGGCCGCCTCGAGCGACGATCCCGAGGCCGACGCCCGCATGCTCACCGCGCTCGTCGACGGTGTCGCGGTGCAGCACCATGCCCTGGGCCTCATCGACGAGGCCGAGGCCGATCGCATCGTCTTCGCCGCCGCCGAGGCGCGTCTCGCCATGCAACCGGGCTCGCTGGCCCGCACGCGGCCCACGCCGACGCGCGGGCAATGGGCCGCCGCTCACTGACGACACTGGGAGACTGGACGCGTGCCGGTCATCGACAACGCCGTCTACCGCGACGGACGCCGCGTCGCGAGTCCCGCGACGCTCGAGGAGAGCTTCGAGCTCCGCGAGCGGCACGGCGGGTTCTCCTGGATCGGCCTCTACCGTCCGACGGCCGAGGAGCTCGACGCCGTCGCGAACGAGTTCTCGCTCCACCATCTCGCCGTCGAGGACGCCCGCAAGGGCCACCAGCGCGCGAAGCTCGAACGGTACGGCGACACGCTGTTCGTGGTGCTGAGGCCGGCGCGCTACCTCGACGCGACCGAGGAGGTCGAGTTCGGCGAGGTCCACCTCTTCGTCGGCCGCGACTTCGCCATCACCATCCGGCGGGCCGAGTCGCCGAACCTCTCGCGCGTCCGGAAGCGGCTGGAATCCACGCCCGACCTGCTCGCGCGCGGCTCCGAGGCCGTGCTCTACGCGGTGCTCGACGAGGTCGTCGACGAGTACGCTCCCGTGCTCGCCGGGCTCGAGAACGACATCGACGAGATCGAGGAGGAGCTCTTCGACGGCGATCCGCAGGTCACCCGCCGCATCTACGACCTCGCCTCCGAGGTCATGGAGTTCCAGCGCGCCACCCGCCCGCTCGTCGACATGGTGCAGGCGATCGAGCGCGGCTTCGAGAAGTACCAGGTCGACCTCGAGCTGCAGCGCTACCTCCGCGACGTGCTCGACCACGTCATCCGGGTCGTCGAGCGCGGCGACGGGTTCCGCCAGCTCCTGCAGAACGCGCTCGCCGTGCACTCGACGCTCGTCACGCAGCGGCAGAACGACGAGATGCAGCAGCTGACCCAGACCAGCCTCACGCAGAGCGAGGAGGTCAAGAAGATCTCCAGCTGGGCGGCGATCATCTTCGCGCCCACGCTCATCGGCACCGTCTACGGCATGAACTTCACCGACATGCCCGAGCTGGACCATCCGCTCGGATATCCGTTCGCACTCGCCGCGATGGTGCTGTTCGGCGTCACGCTCTACGTGATCTTCAAGCGCCGCAACTGGCTCTAGGGCTCGCGCGCCGCGCCGGGTAGCGTGGCCGCATGACCGAGATCACCGACGATCTGCCCGCCCGCCTGCTGCACGAGGAGCATGCCGGATGGCGCGCCATCCTCGCCGGACGCGGCGGCACCCACTACGCCCGCGCGATGACGCGCGACGCGCTCATGATCGTCGAGGGCGCGGTGCTCGGTCGAGACGACGTGATGGGCGCCTTCGCGAGCGCCGCGCCATGGGACGCGTACGAGATCCACGAGCCCGCCGTCGTGCGCCTCGGCGACCACGCCGGCATCCTCGCGTACCGCGCCGTCGCCCGTCGAGGCGACGACGTCGCGAACCTTCGGATGTCGACGACCTACCTCTACGACGACGGCGCGTGGCACGTGGCGGCGCACCAGCAGACGCCCGCCTAGCGGCATCCGCCGGCTCGCCATCACCCGATCAGGCTCGGCTGCAGGTCGCGCAGGGTGCGGAAGTGCGTCATGCGCGTGACGCCGATCGCCGCGACCACGAATGCCGCGCCGAGCCACGCCACGAGCACCAGCGAGTCGGCTCCGGCCCGGCCGAGGTCGCCGCCGTACATGACCTGCCGCATCGCGTCGACCACGTACCCCATGGGCAGCACCTGGTGCAGCGCCGCGAGCGGTGCGGGCAGGGTCTGCCACGGGAACGTGCCGCCGGCCGTGACCAGCTGCAGCACCATGAGCACGAGGCCGAGGAACTGCCCGACCGAGCCGAGCCACACGTTGAGGGCGAGGATGATCGCGGCGTACGTCGCCGACGCGAGCAGCATCACGCCGAGGGTGGCGACAGGATGGCTCATGGGAAACCCGAGCGTGACGGCGAGCACCAGGAACAGCGCCCCCATCTGCACCGCGCCGAGCGCGGCCGGCGTCAACCAGCCCGCGAGCGTGATCCGGACCGGGGAGTGCAGCGCGGTGACCGCACGTCGCGAGACCGGCTTCACGATGAGGAAGAGCGCGTAGATGCCGATCCAGCCCGCGAGTGCGGCGAAGAACGGCGCGAGCCCGGCGCCGTAGCTGCCGGCGCTGGCGACCGAGTCGGTCTCGAGGGCGATGGGATCCGCGATCGTGGACGCCTGCGCGTCGCGCGTGGCCTGGTCGGTGTCGGGAATCGCCGCGGCGCCGTCGGCGAGCCCGTCGTGGAGCTCGCCGGCGCCTGCCTCGAGCTGCGCGAGCCCGGATTCGAGCGCGCCCGCGCCCTCCTGCAGGCGTGCGGCACCGGTCGACAGTCGTGCCGCGCCGTCCGCCGCGGTCGACGCCCCGGCCGCGAGCTCTGCGCTGCCGTCGGCCACGCGACGACTGCCGTCGGCGAGCCGGTCGATGTCGCCGACGACCTCGTGCACCCGCTCGTTCCCCGTCGCCACGCGTTCGCCGAGGGGATCGAGGCGGGCGAGCACGGCATCGATCGTCGCCGGGTCGACGCCCCGGGCCGCGAGCTCGTCGGCGACCGCGTGGCGCGCCTCGGGCACCGCCGACGCGGCCTCGTCGACGGCGGCGCCCACGAGGTCGGCGGATGCCGCGAGTTGCGCGTTCCCGTCGGCGACCTGGGCCGCTCCGCCCGCGAGCTCGGCCGACCCGTCCGCGAGCCGGGCGGTGCCGTCGGCCAGCTCAGCCGATCCGGCGGCCAGGCGTCGGGCGCCGTCGGTGAGGCGCGCGGCGCCGTCCGTCGCGGTCGCCGCGCCGTCCGCGAGTCGCGACGCGCCGTCGGCCGCGTCGACGAGTGCGCCCCGGATCTCGTGGATCGAGTCGAGCAGCATCGACGCCGCCTCCCGGCCGACCTGCTCGGCGACCGCGGCGCGGATCCGCTCGACCGCCTGCTCCCCGATCGTCCCGGCGAGGGTGCTGGTCGCGTCGTTCGTCGAGAGGACGATCTCGGCCTGGTGCGGGTCGTCGCCCTCGAGCGAGGCGAGCGCCGCCGAGAACTCGGCGGGCAGCGTGATGGCGAAGTCGTACGTCGCGTCGTCGAGGCCGGCCGCGGCCTCGTCCGATGAGACGCGATGCCAGTCGAAGGCGGCGTCCTCCACGAGCTGGTCGGCGACCTCGTCGCCGATGTTCCGGGCGGCCTCGCCGTCGGCGGCGATCGCGCCCTCGTCCTCGACCACGAGGGCGACGGGCACGTCGGGGAACCTGGCGTACGGATCCTGGTTCGCCCACAGGTACAACCCGCCGTAGAGCACGGGCACGGCCAGGAGTGCGAGCAGGGCGAGCACCGACATCCGCGTCGAGGTCAGGCGGCGCAGCTCGGCGGCGATCGTCTGCGGCAGCTTCACGCGAGGCCCCCTGCCGCGAGCGCGGACTCGTCGTCCTCGTCCGCGAGGTCGGCGCCGTGCAGCCGGTCGAGCAGGTCGGATGCGGCGATGGCCGCGGCCGAGGCGTCGCCGGCGATCACGAGCACCGCGACGCCGCGGTCGGCCAGTCGCTGCGCCATCCGCCACCACTCGTCGGGCGGTCCGCCATGGCGGTCGGGCGAGACGATGACGAGGCCCTCGACTCCGTCGCGCAGCAGCGCGAGCTCCGTGAGCATCCGCAGGCGCGGTTCGGGGTCGACGTTCGCGATGGGCGTGCGCGCGAGGTTCGCGAGCCCGAACTGGTCGAGCCGGCGGGCCACCGACACGGGATTCGACGGGACGCCGGCGAACATGAGCTCCTCGGCCGCGACGCCCGCGACCGTCACGTTCGGCGCCGGATCGGAGACGTCGGGCGCGTCGACGAGCGCGACGCGGCGGCGGAGTCCCGCGGCATCCGTTCGACCGTCGATCTCGACGGCGCCGGCGTCGGGTCGCATCCGGCCCGACGCGAGCAGGCCGAGCACGGTCGGCCGCTGCTGGGTCTCGGCGGTCGCGAGCGTCGCGCGGCCCGATTCGAACGCGATGGTGGTGGCGGGCAGGGCGCGGCCCCGGCGTCCTTTCGAGACGCCGTGGAGTTCGATCCTCATGGTTCCTCGACGAGTTCCGGGGTGGTGGCGATGAGCCGGTCGGCCTCGCGCCAGGACAGGCCTGCCGTGCCGAGCACGGCGAGCATGACGAGCCGGCGACCCTCGGCGTCGGGCAGGTCGTGGCGCGCGGCCTCGGCGAGCACGCTGAGCGCCGATTCCTCGATCAGGCGTGCGAGCACGGGCGGGCGGATGTCGCCGCGCACCGTTCCATCGGCGACGCCGCGCGCGACGAACTCGGCGAGCCGATCGCGCACGGGGGCGAGGGCCTGGGCGGCGCGCTCGACGTACGGCTGCCGCAGCGCCACCTGCGCGAGGAGGCGCACGTGCTCGATCGCATCCCACAGGCGCGCACCGAGCAGCGCGATCGCGGCGGGCGCGTCGGCGTGGTCGGTCGCGCTCGCGGTCGCGACGAGGCGATGCGCGCCGCGTTGGATGAGCGCGACGATGAGCTCGTCGCGGTTGGCGAAGTGGCCGTAGAGCGCGCGGCGGCTGAGGCCCGCGTCGGCGGCGATGGTCTCGAGCGAGGCATCGGGCGATGCGGCGAGCGCGGTGACGGCGGCGGTGAGCAGGGATTCGCGGTTCTCCGCCGCGTCCCGACGTCGAGCGCGACGGCCCGCGTCGGCGACGGACGGCATGCGATGATCCTACGCGGAAATTGCACAGCGGTGTGCAAGTTCGCACGAACGCGCAGCCGACTCCCAGCGAGGCTCGTGACGCAGGGCCGCGGGGGCGGCGGGGCCGCTACTGCAGCGCCGACGTCAGGCGCGCGATCCCGTCGAGGAACGTCGCGCTCGCGGGTTCGCGGTCCCACTCCTCGAGCGTGAGCTCTCGGCCGAGCTCGCGGTACTTCGCCTCGACCTCGCGCATGTCGGCCACGAACGACGCGCCGCGGACGAGCAGGGTGACCTCGAAGTTCAGGGCGAAGGATCGGATGTCCATGTTGCTCGATCCGATGACCGCGACGTCGTCGTCGATCGAGAGGTGCTTCGAGTGCAGGATGTACGGGCCCGGGTAGAGCCAGATGCGCACTCCAGCCTGGAGCAGCGCCCGGTAGTACGAGCGCTGCGCATGCCAGACGCCGCCCTGGTCGCCGATCTCCGAGACGAAGAGCTGGACGTCGAGTCCGCGCAGCTTCGCCGACGTGATCGCGTAGACCATCGCCTCATCGGGCACGAAGTACGGGCTCGTGATGATCACCTGCTCCTGTGCCGAGTTCACGAGGGTGAGGAACTGCCTGAGGTTGTTCTCGATCTCGAACGCAGGTCCGCTCGGGACCACCTGGCAGTCGAGTGCGTCGAGCGACGTGTCGACCGCGATCGCGGTCGCCGGCGTGTTCCACTCCTCTCCGAGCACCTCGCCCGTCTCGGCGTACCAGTCCGAACGGAAGACGGCGTTCAGCTCGGCGACCGCGGGGCCCGTGACGCGCGCGACGAGCTCCTGCCACATCAGCCCCCGCTTGACGTTCTTCGGCGAGTCGTAGGTGCGGTCGATGAGGTTCTGCGATCCCATGTGGCCGACCAGGCCGTCGACCACCACGATCTTGCGGTGATTGCGCAGGTCGGGTCGCTGCCACTCGCCCTTCAGCGGGCGCACCGGCAGCAGGTAGTGCCACTCGACCCCGATGCGGTCGAGCTCCGCGATCGTGGCCTTGTGCAGCGGGACCTTCGCGGACGCGATGTGGTCCATGAGCAGCCGCACCTTGACCCCGCGTCGCACGGCGGCCTCCATCGCCGCGAAGAACCCGCGCGTCGTGTCGTCGAACGCGACGATGAAGAACTCGACATGCACGAAGCGCGTCGCGGTCGCGACATCTGCCGCCATCGCGTCGATCGAGCCCTGGTAGTCGTCGATCAGGGTCGCGCGGTTGCCCGACGTGACGGGGAGTCCGGTGAGTCGCGTGTTCTGGGCGACGGCGGACGCGAACCAGGCCGGCCAGGCTTCGTGGTCGGTCACGAGGTCGAGGCCCTCGGCCCGCTCGGCGATCATCCGGTCGGCCTCCTCCTGTCGCGCCGTCCGCTGCTTCGGGAGCCGGATGTTGCCGATCAGCAGGTACAGCAGGATGCCGACGAACGGGATCAGGAAGATGGCGAGCAGCCACGCCATCGCGGCGGTGGGCTTGCGCTCGCGGGGGATCACGATGAGCGCGATGATGCGGATGATCCAGTCGACGAGGATGAGGATGCCGCCGATGACGGCGGCCCATTCGCCGCCGCTCACGGGCGGGCTCCGGCTCGGGCGCACAGGTGCTCGTTCATCGCCCCTCCCGAGGGTCTGGGAACCGCCGCCGCGGAGTGGACGCGTGCGGCCGATGCCCGAGTATGGCATCGGCCGCGACGCCGCCTCAGGACCTTCGGCTCAGTCGTCGAGCACCTCGGGACGACGCGACCCCCGCAGCGCCGGAGCGGTGAGGGGGTCGCAGGCGGTGTCGGAACCTTCGGCTCAGTCGGTGCCCAGGTCGAACGCGGCGGCCTCGTTCGCGGCATCCGTCGCGGCGTCGAGGTCGGTCTCGGCCTCGCCGGCGAGGATCTGGGCCGACTGGCCCGCGGCGATCTCGCCGACGAGCTGGGCGGTGGCGCCGCCCACGATGCCGAGGTGCGCGTACTGCTCGAGGCGGGCGCGCGAGTCGGCGATGTCGAGGTTGCGCATCGTGAGCTGGCCGATGCGGTCCTCGGGACCGAAGGCCTGGTCGCCGACGCGCTCCATCGACAGCTTGTCGGGGTGGTAGCTGAGCGCCGGTCCGGTGGTGTTCAGGATCGTGTAGTCGTCGCCGCGGCGCAGGCGCAGCGTGACCTCGCCGGTCACGGCCGACCCCACCCAGCGCTGGATCGACTCGCGCAG is a window encoding:
- a CDS encoding TrmH family RNA methyltransferase, translating into MGDDRPDGAAAPGAPDPAPHAEPELPQHGVGPWPGGRAAWPDDPRYDPELLAHGDRRNVVDRYRYWGLEAIVADLDERRHPFHVAIENWQHDLNIGSIVRTANAFAAETVHIIGRRRWNRRGAMVTDRYQHLVHHPDVSDFVAWAHAEGLPIIAVDNVEGARPVDLADLPERCVLLFGQEGPGLSDEALAAADSIVEITQYGSTRSMNASAAAAIVMHEWARRHARA
- a CDS encoding TetR/AcrR family transcriptional regulator → MATRLDPAERREQILDATLRLVARDGFAGVTLRDVAAEVGVVHGLIRHYFATREQLVAAAFDAAVLAESVQDDELAERLEPVAALADWLSTTPREHYLVWIDAWSEAPRNAELHAALTRHHRDSDLRLARIIERNVAAGAASSDDPEADARMLTALVDGVAVQHHALGLIDEAEADRIVFAAAEARLAMQPGSLARTRPTPTRGQWAAAH
- a CDS encoding magnesium and cobalt transport protein CorA, which translates into the protein MPVIDNAVYRDGRRVASPATLEESFELRERHGGFSWIGLYRPTAEELDAVANEFSLHHLAVEDARKGHQRAKLERYGDTLFVVLRPARYLDATEEVEFGEVHLFVGRDFAITIRRAESPNLSRVRKRLESTPDLLARGSEAVLYAVLDEVVDEYAPVLAGLENDIDEIEEELFDGDPQVTRRIYDLASEVMEFQRATRPLVDMVQAIERGFEKYQVDLELQRYLRDVLDHVIRVVERGDGFRQLLQNALAVHSTLVTQRQNDEMQQLTQTSLTQSEEVKKISSWAAIIFAPTLIGTVYGMNFTDMPELDHPLGYPFALAAMVLFGVTLYVIFKRRNWL
- a CDS encoding DUF4440 domain-containing protein is translated as MTEITDDLPARLLHEEHAGWRAILAGRGGTHYARAMTRDALMIVEGAVLGRDDVMGAFASAAPWDAYEIHEPAVVRLGDHAGILAYRAVARRGDDVANLRMSTTYLYDDGAWHVAAHQQTPA
- a CDS encoding YhgE/Pip domain-containing protein; the protein is MKLPQTIAAELRRLTSTRMSVLALLALLAVPVLYGGLYLWANQDPYARFPDVPVALVVEDEGAIAADGEAARNIGDEVADQLVEDAAFDWHRVSSDEAAAGLDDATYDFAITLPAEFSAALASLEGDDPHQAEIVLSTNDATSTLAGTIGEQAVERIRAAVAEQVGREAASMLLDSIHEIRGALVDAADGASRLADGAATATDGAARLTDGARRLAAGSAELADGTARLADGSAELAGGAAQVADGNAQLAASADLVGAAVDEAASAVPEARHAVADELAARGVDPATIDAVLARLDPLGERVATGNERVHEVVGDIDRLADGSRRVADGSAELAAGASTAADGAARLSTGAARLQEGAGALESGLAQLEAGAGELHDGLADGAAAIPDTDQATRDAQASTIADPIALETDSVASAGSYGAGLAPFFAALAGWIGIYALFLIVKPVSRRAVTALHSPVRITLAGWLTPAALGAVQMGALFLVLAVTLGFPMSHPVATLGVMLLASATYAAIILALNVWLGSVGQFLGLVLMVLQLVTAGGTFPWQTLPAPLAALHQVLPMGYVVDAMRQVMYGGDLGRAGADSLVLVAWLGAAFVVAAIGVTRMTHFRTLRDLQPSLIG
- a CDS encoding P-loop NTPase family protein; this translates as MRIELHGVSKGRRGRALPATTIAFESGRATLATAETQQRPTVLGLLASGRMRPDAGAVEIDGRTDAAGLRRRVALVDAPDVSDPAPNVTVAGVAAEELMFAGVPSNPVSVARRLDQFGLANLARTPIANVDPEPRLRMLTELALLRDGVEGLVIVSPDRHGGPPDEWWRMAQRLADRGVAVLVIAGDASAAAIAASDLLDRLHGADLADEDDESALAAGGLA
- a CDS encoding TetR/AcrR family transcriptional regulator encodes the protein MPSVADAGRRARRRDAAENRESLLTAAVTALAASPDASLETIAADAGLSRRALYGHFANRDELIVALIQRGAHRLVATASATDHADAPAAIALLGARLWDAIEHVRLLAQVALRQPYVERAAQALAPVRDRLAEFVARGVADGTVRGDIRPPVLARLIEESALSVLAEAARHDLPDAEGRRLVMLAVLGTAGLSWREADRLIATTPELVEEP
- the cls gene encoding cardiolipin synthase translates to MSGGEWAAVIGGILILVDWIIRIIALIVIPRERKPTAAMAWLLAIFLIPFVGILLYLLIGNIRLPKQRTARQEEADRMIAERAEGLDLVTDHEAWPAWFASAVAQNTRLTGLPVTSGNRATLIDDYQGSIDAMAADVATATRFVHVEFFIVAFDDTTRGFFAAMEAAVRRGVKVRLLMDHIASAKVPLHKATIAELDRIGVEWHYLLPVRPLKGEWQRPDLRNHRKIVVVDGLVGHMGSQNLIDRTYDSPKNVKRGLMWQELVARVTGPAVAELNAVFRSDWYAETGEVLGEEWNTPATAIAVDTSLDALDCQVVPSGPAFEIENNLRQFLTLVNSAQEQVIITSPYFVPDEAMVYAITSAKLRGLDVQLFVSEIGDQGGVWHAQRSYYRALLQAGVRIWLYPGPYILHSKHLSIDDDVAVIGSSNMDIRSFALNFEVTLLVRGASFVADMREVEAKYRELGRELTLEEWDREPASATFLDGIARLTSALQ